The following proteins are co-located in the Salvelinus fontinalis isolate EN_2023a chromosome 41, ASM2944872v1, whole genome shotgun sequence genome:
- the LOC129840410 gene encoding atypical chemokine receptor 3-like, translating into MSLSVNELTELMEMWAELNFTGDNMSSHHVEALLCPAGFSHAAVLYTLSVLYIFIFLVGLAANTLVVWVNLRSERNRFETHLYILNLAVADLCVVATLPVWVSSLLQRGHWPFGEAVCKITHLVFSVNLFGSIFFLTCMSADRYMSVALFGDGGNSRRKKVVRRVICILVWLLALAASVPDTYFLQAVKSTHSDATLCRPVYPTDNPREWMVGIQLSFIVLGFAIPFPVIAVFYLLLAGAIGNANPPGSSAISNQERRISRKIILTYIVVFLVCWLPYHGVLLVDTLSLLNVLPFSCRLENFLYVSLHLTQCFSLIHCCINPVIYNFINRNYRYDLMKAFIFKYSTKTGLAKLIDASHVSETEYSAMAAVENNV; encoded by the exons ATGAGTCTGAGTGTGAACGAGCTGACGGAGCTGATGGAGATGTGGGCGGAGCTTAACTTCACGGGGGACAACATGTCATCCCACCACGTAGAGGCTCTGCTGTGCCCGGCTGGGTTCAGCCACGCGGCGGTGCTCTacaccctctctgtcctctacatcTTCATCTTCCTGGTGGGCCTGGCCGCCAACACCCTGGTGGTGTGGGTCAACCTCCGCTCAGAGAGGAACCGCTTTGAGACCCACCTGTACATCCTCAACCTGGCTGTGGCTGACCTCTGTGTGGTGGCTACTCTCCCAGTCTGGGTCAGCTCGTTGCTGCAGCGCGGCCACTGGCCCTTCGGCGAGGCCGTCTGTAagatcacccacctggtgttcaGCGTCAACCTCTTCGGGAGTATCTTCTTCCTCACCTGTATGAGCGCGGACCGCTACATGTCCGTGGCGCTATTCGGAGACGGAGGGAACAGCCGCAGGAAGAAGGTGGTGCGGAGGGTGATCTGTATCCTGGTTTGGCTGCTGGCGCTGGCCGCCTCTGTCCCAGACACTTACTTTCTCCAGGCGGTCAAGTCCACACACTCTGACGCCACCCTGTGCCGGCCCGTCTACCCCACTGACAACCCCCGAGAGTGGATGGTGGGCATCCAGCTTAGCTTCATCGTCCTGGGCTTCGCCATCCCGTTCCCGGTCATCGCTGTCTTCTACCTGTTATTAGCAGGCGCCATCGGCAACGCCAACCCGCCAGGCTCCAGCGCCATCTCAAACCAGGAGCGACGCATCAG ccGGAAGATCATCCTGACCTACATTGTGGTGTTCCTGGTCTGTTGGCTGCCCTACCACGGAGTCCTATTGGTCGACACTTTATCTCTCCTCAACGTCCTGCCCTTCAGCTGCAGGCTGGAGAACTTCCTGTATGTGTCCCTCCACCTGACTCAGTGCTTCAGCCTCATCCACTGCTGCATCAACCCCGTCATCTATAACTTCATCAACAGAAACTACCGTTACGACCTCATGAAGGCCTTCATCTTCAAGTATTCCACCAAGACGGGCCTGGCCAAGCTCATTGACGCATCACATGTGTCCGAGACGGAGTACTCGGCCATGGCGGCGGTGGAGAATAACGTGTGA